The proteins below come from a single Bacteroidia bacterium genomic window:
- a CDS encoding N-acetyltransferase translates to MESNIFFVPDRSRFEWEIDGHLALAEFILENGTITFTHTEVPKALGGRGIGSKLAAFVTSYAQNQGWKIIPQCPFIKAYLEKHPL, encoded by the coding sequence ATGGAAAGCAACATTTTTTTTGTACCTGACCGTTCTCGATTTGAATGGGAAATTGATGGTCACCTGGCTTTGGCCGAGTTTATTCTTGAAAATGGAACTATAACCTTTACTCATACAGAAGTGCCTAAGGCCTTGGGTGGGAGAGGAATAGGTTCAAAATTGGCAGCCTTTGTTACCAGCTATGCCCAAAATCAAGGTTGGAAAATTATTCCACAATGTCCTTTTATTAAGGCCTATTTGGAAAAGCATCCATTGTAA